In the Candidatus Dechloromonas phosphoritropha genome, CTTCCGGCGCCGACCTTCAATTCGGCAACGCGCGCCGCCAACTTGTGCGCGAATTCCTCATAAACGCCGGACTGCACCAGGATGCGGTTGGCGCACACGCAGGTCTGGCCAGTGTTCCGGTACTTGGCGATCAGGGCGCCGTTGACCGCGGCATCGACATCGGCATCGTCGAAAACGATGAAGGGCGCGTTGCCACCCAGTTCGAGCGACAGCTTCTTGATGGTCGGGGCGCATTGCGCCATCAACAGACGGCCGACTTCGGTCGATCCGGTGAAGGACAGCTTGCGCACGATCGGGCTGGCCGTCAGTTCGCCGCCGATCGCCACCGGGTCGCCGGTCAGCACGTTGAAAACGCCAGCCGGGAAGCCTGCTTCTTCGGCCAGCACGGCCAGCGCCAGCGCGGTCAGCGGCGTCTGCTCGGCCGGCTTGACCACCACGGTGCACCCGGCGGCCAGCGCCGGCGCGACTTTGCGCGTGATCATCGCCAGCGGAAAATTCCATGGCGTGATCGCCGCGCAGACCCCAATCGCCTGCTTGATGACAACCAGGCGCTTGTCCGCGAGCGTCGCCGGAATCGTCTCGCCATAGACACGCTTGCCCTCTTCGGCGAACCACTCAACGAACGAAGCGCCATAGGCCACTTCGCCCCGCGCCTCGGACAGCGGCTTGCCGCCCTCGGCGGTAATCAGTCGCGCGAGGTCCTCGGCGTTCTGGTTGATCAGTGCGAACCAGCGTTGCAGAAACTGCGAACGTTGCTTCGCGGTCTGTCCGCGCCAAGCGGACAGCGCCGCGTCGGCGGCGGCAATGGCGCGTTGTGCTTCCGGGGCGCCGCAGTTCGCTACCTCAGCCAGAAGCGAACCGTCAGCCGGATCACGCACTGCGATGCGCGCTCCGTTGTCGGCAGTGATCCAATTTCCGGCCAAAAAGACTGTCGACCGCAACAATGCCTGATTTTGAACGTGCATGACCTTGAAAAATCCTGTAAAAACGCTAACTTACAAAGTGTTTGCAGAAAACGACTCAAGAAATGCGCTTTCCCGCCCTCTTCCCTGCTCTGCTGATCGTATCGCTGCTCGCTGCCTGCGGCAGCCCGACGCCACGAACCGTCAGATTTGGCGGAACTATAGCGCAACCGCTGCCCGTGAGCGAGAAGGGCAACGAGGTCGCTCTCTACGCCCTGGGGCTGATTGACACCGGCTATCGTTTCGGTGGCAAGAACCCCGAAGCCGGCCTCGATTGCAGCGGCATGGTCAGCTTTATCTATGGTCAGGCGGCCGGCCTCAAGATCAAGGGCAGCGCCGCCGACATTGCCCGCAGCAGTCGGCCGATCGAGCCAGAATCACTGCGGCCCGGCGACCTGGTTTTCTTCAACACCCGCAACCAGCCGTTTTCCCATGTCGGCATCTATCTTGGCGATTCACGATTCGTTCACGCACCGGCGACTAACGGGCGCGTACGTATCGACCGCCTGAATGACCGCTACTACACCCAGCGTTACGAAGCCGCGCGCACCTTTTTCGACTGATGCCGTCGCGGCGTCGATAGATTGGACGCCGACCAGCGCAGACTGTAAAATCGGCGCTCCCGCGCGCCCGTAGCTCAGTTGGATAGAGTACTGCCCTCCGAAGGTAGTCGTCATTTGGTTTTGGTGCGTTAAAATGATGACTGCTCTCCGCCGCGCAATGTGGCAAAAAGCGCCTGTAGCTCAGTTGGATAGAGTACTGCCCTCCGAAGGCAGGGGTCGGACGTTCGAATCGTCTCAGGCGCGCCAATCCTTCTGCTGCAATCGATTCGGCCTTATCCGGCCATCCATCTCTACCATGCTTTCTTGAAAACTTAATGAGGACGATAAGGGTCGTTTGGGGTGGTGCTAAAACTCAATTCGATGCCAAGAGGTAGTAGTCGTTGCATATTACCCAAAGTTTTCCGTGCCCATCCCGCGCCTACTGCGCGCCTGCTTCGTGCCCAGCATTTACTAATTGCAAGTCACAGGAAGTGAATTTTGACACCTGTTCTCAGTGCCCATGAGTCTGAAATCAGGAGCGGTGTTCCTAACTGCTAATTCAATCGAAACGGAATTCCGCTGATGCGTCTCGACAAATGGCTGTGGACCGCCCGTTTCTACAAGACTCGCAGCCTGGCGAGCACGGCTATCGATGGCGGCAGAGTGAAGTTGAACGGTGATACCGTCAAACCCGCCAAGGAAGTAAAGCTCGGTAACCAGTTGCAAATCCGTTCTGGAGATCAGCTATGGGTTGTGAGCTTGGCTGGATTCTCTGAACAACGCCGCCCGGCACCCGAAGCGCAGCAACTCTATCAGGAAACTCCGGAAAGTATCCAGGAACGAACCCGTCAGGCAGAACTGCGCAAGATCGCACCGACCCCGCTGTCCGAGAATAAAGGCCGTCCGACCAAGCGCGACCGGCGCCAGTTGAACGAGTTTCGCGATAGCTGAAATTGATGTGTTGCCGTTCAGTTCGCAGGCGGCTGCGAATGATCAGCGCTGCTGATAGCGCTTCTTGCCACCCGGCGTCAGGCAACTCGCCCTTCTCGGTCCGTGCTTATTCAAATTAGCGTTCAAGATGATACTAATGCTAGAATATTCCTAAGTACAAGATACTTGGGAGGCATTGACATGGCCAGACCGCGGCGAGTAGATCCGAAATTGGTGACGCAGGCCCAAGCGGCCGTGAGAGACGCCGATAATGTTGAGGCCCTGCGCTGTGCGCAGGCGGTGCTGCTACCGGCGCTATTGGGAGCGACGCTGGAGCAGACCGCAGCGGTACTGGGCATAGGTCGAGCCACCGTGCCCAGGCTACAAGCGCGCCTGCGCCGGCTGTTGGCCAAACCGGACGCAATCCGACCGAATTGGGGTGGTCGCCGGCGAGCTTCGCTGCCACTGGAAGAGGAGGATCGTTTCCTGGCCCCTTGGGTGCAGGCCTCCAGTGAAGGGGGAATCCTGGTCGTTTCGCCACTGCGTGCCGCGTTAGCGCAAAAGCTGGGACGTCCTGTGGCCGCCTCTGTCGTGTATCGCCTGTTGGCGCGGCACGGCTGGCGCAAGGTCGCACCCGACACCCGGCATCCGGCATCCGGCATCCGGCATCCGAAGAGTGATCCGCCGATCCAGGAAGCGTGGAAAAAACTTCCTGAAACACTGGCAGCCCTCTTGAAACAGGAAGAGGTTCGGGGTCGCCGGGTGCGCCTGATGTTTCAGGACGAAGCGCGCTTTGGGCGCATGGTGCGAATTCGTCGCTGCTGGGCACCCAACCCAGCACGGCCAATGGTCTGCAACGGCTACGAGCGGGAGTTCATCTACGTTTATGGCGCCGTCAGCCCCATCGAAGGCGAGTTGGATTGGATGACCTGTCGGCAGATGAACACCGAACAGATGACGGCGTTCCTGGCCCAAGTCAGTACCGCGCATGAAAAGGAGTTCATGCTGATGGTCGTCGACGGCGCCAGCTCACACGTATCGAAGGATCTGCAAGTGCCAGAGAACATTCGTCTGCTGCGCCTGCCACCTTACGCGCCCGAACTCAACCCGCAGGAGCACGTCTGGGATGAGGTGCGGGAGAAGGAGTTTCCCAATCGTGTGTTTGCCGACCTCGGTAGTGTCATCCGCCAGTTGGAAGCAGGCCTTCCCCGTCTGGCAGCAAATACCTCAGGGCTGCGCAGCCTGACCGCATGGCCATGGATTGTTAGTCTCAACTTGAACGCTACTTAGAATTACGATTTACGCTCAAAAAGCTCACCGACCGTGCAGTCGAAAAGATTGCATAGCCGATCCATCGTTTCTAACTCCACGCGGGCGGCAGTCAACGCGATCTTCTGGGAGGGTGAGCGCTTCGAGCGTTTCTGCCGGGCGCCAAGCTCATGCAAAGGCCATCACAGTGAAGCCAGGGAAAACCTTCGTCATGCCCCGTGGAGACGGCAGAGGCGGTCGCCTCGCTGTTCCCCAAGTTCTGTTCCGCGCATCATTCGCTGGCGCTGACTGCGGCGCTGCTCCACGATGCCGGCAAGAGCGACGACTATGTGATGGAGCCGGGGCAGGTAAACCGCCTGTCTGACTGGGGCCGCCTGGTGAGTCACAAGCCGACGGTGGCCTTCTGGATTGGCGAAATACATCTGTCGTTGAAGAACAGGCTGTCGCGCGCGATGCTGCAATCGCTCCTGCACGCCATCAATGCAACGAAAGCGCCACCGGAACTCGGGCTGCGCAAGCCGATGACGCCGGAAGCTATCCTGCTGTCGCTGGCCGATCTGGCTTCGGCGAAGAGCGACCTGTTCGGTCGCCAGAGTGCGCATGACGGGGGATGAGGCATGCCGCATCCGCACCTTGGGGAACAGGGACCGTATACGGTGGCGGGTTGGGAGGTGGATTGAACTTGCCGCGAGCCGGGCCTGGTGCGTCCTTCGCAGGGGTTCGGTCGGCCGACGCTCAGATCGTCGCCATGTCGATGACAAAACGAAACTTCACATCACTTTTCAGCATCCGCTCATAGGCCGTATTGATGTAGTTCATGGGAATCATCTCGATGTCGGAAACGATTCCATGTTTGGCACAGAAATCGAGCATTTCCTGTGTCTCGCGAATACCGCCGATCAGGGAACCGGCGAGCTGGCGGCGCTTGAAGATCAGGCTGAAGACTTCCGGAGAGGGATGCGGCTCGGCCGGTGCGCCAACCAGGGTCATGGTTCCGTCACGCTTCAGAAGTTGCAGGTAGGCATCAAGCGAGTGAGGGGCCGCAACAGTATTCAGAATGAAATCGAGCGACCCGAGCCGGGCTGCCATCTGCTCGGGATCGGTGGATACGCAAACCTCGTGGGCTCCGAGTAGCTTCCCGTCCTCAATTTTGCCGGAGGACGTGGTGAACAGCACGACATGGGCGCCCATCGCCGCGGCGATCTTGACCCCCATATGGCCTAGACCGCCGAGGCCGACGATGCCGACCTTCATCCCAGGTCCGACCCGCCAGTGACGTAGCGGCGAGTAAGTAGTGATGCCGGCGCACAGCAGCGGCGCCACAGCCGCCAGATCCTGTTCGTCATGCTTGATCTGGAGCACGAACGACTCCTTGACCACGATGCTCTGCGAGTATCCGCCATATGTATTCTCGCCGCCGAAGACCGGGCCGTTGTAGGTGCCTGTAAACCCGTTGTCGCAGTATTGCTCCTCACCTTCCCCACAGGCCGGGCAATGCCCGCAGCTATCGACCATGCAGCCGACTCCGGCCAGATCGCCAACCTTGAATCCCGTCACCTTGTTCCCGACAGCAACCACCCGGCCAACAATCTCATGGCCCGGCACCGAGGGATAGAGCGTGTTTTTCCATTCGTTTCGCGCGGTATGCAAGTCGGAATGGCAAACGCCGC is a window encoding:
- a CDS encoding IS630 family transposase: MRDADNVEALRCAQAVLLPALLGATLEQTAAVLGIGRATVPRLQARLRRLLAKPDAIRPNWGGRRRASLPLEEEDRFLAPWVQASSEGGILVVSPLRAALAQKLGRPVAASVVYRLLARHGWRKVAPDTRHPASGIRHPKSDPPIQEAWKKLPETLAALLKQEEVRGRRVRLMFQDEARFGRMVRIRRCWAPNPARPMVCNGYEREFIYVYGAVSPIEGELDWMTCRQMNTEQMTAFLAQVSTAHEKEFMLMVVDGASSHVSKDLQVPENIRLLRLPPYAPELNPQEHVWDEVREKEFPNRVFADLGSVIRQLEAGLPRLAANTSGLRSLTAWPWIVSLNLNAT
- a CDS encoding helix-turn-helix domain-containing protein, whose product is MHELGARQKRSKRSPSQKIALTAARVELETMDRLCNLFDCTVGELFERKS
- a CDS encoding NAD-dependent succinate-semialdehyde dehydrogenase, with protein sequence MHVQNQALLRSTVFLAGNWITADNGARIAVRDPADGSLLAEVANCGAPEAQRAIAAADAALSAWRGQTAKQRSQFLQRWFALINQNAEDLARLITAEGGKPLSEARGEVAYGASFVEWFAEEGKRVYGETIPATLADKRLVVIKQAIGVCAAITPWNFPLAMITRKVAPALAAGCTVVVKPAEQTPLTALALAVLAEEAGFPAGVFNVLTGDPVAIGGELTASPIVRKLSFTGSTEVGRLLMAQCAPTIKKLSLELGGNAPFIVFDDADVDAAVNGALIAKYRNTGQTCVCANRILVQSGVYEEFAHKLAARVAELKVGAGSEEGVMQGPLINDSGLAKVEAHVADALAKGARVLCGGARHARGGNFYQPTVLADVTPAMRVAREETFGPVAPLFRFETEAEAVTMANATEFGLAAYFYSRDVARCWRVGEALEYGMVGVNTGLISNEVAPFGGIKQSGIGREGSKYGIEDYLEIKYLCFDVSA
- a CDS encoding HD domain-containing protein translates to METAEAVASLFPKFCSAHHSLALTAALLHDAGKSDDYVMEPGQVNRLSDWGRLVSHKPTVAFWIGEIHLSLKNRLSRAMLQSLLHAINATKAPPELGLRKPMTPEAILLSLADLASAKSDLFGRQSAHDGG
- a CDS encoding C40 family peptidase, coding for MRFPALFPALLIVSLLAACGSPTPRTVRFGGTIAQPLPVSEKGNEVALYALGLIDTGYRFGGKNPEAGLDCSGMVSFIYGQAAGLKIKGSAADIARSSRPIEPESLRPGDLVFFNTRNQPFSHVGIYLGDSRFVHAPATNGRVRIDRLNDRYYTQRYEAARTFFD
- a CDS encoding NAD(P)-dependent alcohol dehydrogenase — its product is MTKAYAAQTARSPLTPFEIERRAPGVEDVQIEILFCGVCHSDLHTARNEWKNTLYPSVPGHEIVGRVVAVGNKVTGFKVGDLAGVGCMVDSCGHCPACGEGEEQYCDNGFTGTYNGPVFGGENTYGGYSQSIVVKESFVLQIKHDEQDLAAVAPLLCAGITTYSPLRHWRVGPGMKVGIVGLGGLGHMGVKIAAAMGAHVVLFTTSSGKIEDGKLLGAHEVCVSTDPEQMAARLGSLDFILNTVAAPHSLDAYLQLLKRDGTMTLVGAPAEPHPSPEVFSLIFKRRQLAGSLIGGIRETQEMLDFCAKHGIVSDIEMIPMNYINTAYERMLKSDVKFRFVIDMATI
- a CDS encoding RNA-binding S4 domain-containing protein; translation: MRLDKWLWTARFYKTRSLASTAIDGGRVKLNGDTVKPAKEVKLGNQLQIRSGDQLWVVSLAGFSEQRRPAPEAQQLYQETPESIQERTRQAELRKIAPTPLSENKGRPTKRDRRQLNEFRDS